The sequence below is a genomic window from Zootoca vivipara chromosome 9, rZooViv1.1, whole genome shotgun sequence.
CTGGCAGGAAAATTGATGGTGGAGGATACGGAAAGGAGACCATGATAAATTAACGCAATaaggttttgttctttttctaaaaTACAGGATGTGTCTGAGAACACATTGCTCTAGGATGTCCTCATAACCTGTTTTGACTGGTGTGTGGAGGACTTGCGTTATAATGCAAGTTCTGTTATATTGTGAAGATTAATGCAAGGAAGTGCAAAATGAGTAAGAATAAAATAGTCTCTCAGCATTCTGCACTCTGACGTAGGACAGTGGTTTTCACATTTTCCCCACCTTCAGAGCACATTGTCTGCTAAGAAAGCCATAGAACCCCTGCTCGTTTAAGAGCAGGGGTAGCTAACTCCTTTTCCAGATTTGGTTGAACATCAACCCCTGTCTTCCTTGTCCACTGACTATGCTGGTAATTAGAATCCAACAGCACTTGGATAGCCCTAACTATCCAAGTTGTGCATCAAAGTTGTGAGCTGGGCTACAAATGCCATTAAATGAGACATTCAAAAGGATTTGCCTACACTCACATTGTAACTGTACATTGCAGAAGATCAGAAGTCAAGGGGGGGAATTGTCCTTCAGAGAAGCATGTCTTCTGTTCTTGGTCACCTCATTGAGGAAACCCCAATAAGGTTCAAAAAAACTCCAACTTTCCCTAGATTACAGTAGGGGTTTTCAGTGGTGGTCAGATGCAAAGGAATGAATCCCTCCCTAATTTTTTGTAGTTATGTAGAAGGGTTTTCTACAGGTCAAACTTTCCTTGGTCTGTTCCTATCAAGGTTTCTGCTTCAGTACATTTGCTATGTTGTTCTCTGTATCTGGCCACACTATGGTTCACCATAAAGTGAAATATACTCTGTTGGTTTCAGTGAAATTTGGTAAGTAGTCTTGGGATCATAGGTTACAGCTTCAACCATTGTGATGACAGATTTAGGATCAAAAACATAATGGTGCAACTTTTAAGACAGATAACACTACTGTACACGGACCtcattgggacacgggtggcactgtggtctaaaccactgagccttgggcgtgacaatcaaaaggttggtggtttgaatccccgcgatggggtgagctcctgtttctctgtcccagctcctgccaacctagcagttcgaaagcatgcccaaaagtgcaagtagattaatagatactgctccagcgggaaggtaaatggcgtttccgtgcactgttctggtgttggtgttccattgtgccagaagcggcttagtcatgctggccacataacccggaaaaaccTCAGcctgcaaagcgagatgagcactgcaaccccagaatcattcacgattggacttaactgtcaggggtccctttacctttttacatggcCCTCAGCATTGTATCAGCAGAGCAATGTTGTTCAAGGCTACTATGCCAGCTGCACTCATTGTAATTAAATGTGGTGTAATGGTGGATCAGATGTCCACCATCCCAAAAGCAAGGAATTCAGGACCATGATAGGCAGTTACAGTGCAACTTACATGCAGCATAGCAGGGTAGACTTGTAGGATGCTGCTGTAGCTATGCTGTCATAAACCACACTCCCACCTGTTGTTGATCTTGCCAGCTGCTGTATCTTTTATTGCAAATTTATGTTCCCTAATTGTCATTTGCAGGAGCCATCCTAGCTAGCCAATCTGTTATAGTTTGTAAGGTTATTACCTCCGTCTCCTGGCTGCATTCCATTTTGGATTACTTATACCATGCCTACCATAATTTCTGCaaatcattttttgttgttgtatggtCAGACATCCTCCTTATTTTGCCCTAAAGTATATTGAACCCTTGCCAAGCATCGTTAACAAATTTCTTGGCTTGCTCATAAACAGGTGGCTGTGCTGAACTGCAAACTAAATTCATGCCTTTGAATTATCAGCAAAACGTGTCTTCATGCATTGCATCCTGAATCTCTGCACCGTTCATATGTAGTACTGCTCTTAATTATTCACATGCCTTCTTTCTAGGGGCAATATTTGATGAATCTGCAAAAAAGGATGAGGAGGTATTTCGCATGGCAGTTTCTGATCTCAACCAGAATGATGAAATCCTACAGACGGAGAAAATCACAATTTCTGTGAATTTTGTGGATGGCAACAACCCATTTCAGGCAGTTCAAGAAGGTAGGCTTTCTGAGGAAGGCATATTTTACAGCTCATGTTTTGGTATGGATACATACTTCTGGATTGTGGTCTCCTTAATCATCTACATTCAAGCTAAACATATACATTGTTgacaatgttttttatttataaaatagcaGAGCATGGAAATTGGCTTTGGTTTTGGGATGGCAAGTTGTGAACTGGCCACTGGCTGGATTTCATGCAGCAGGTCAAACTGATAAGGTGTTTCTTGTTGACTAGCGTCAAAATTATGATGACCTGGAGTAGCAAATCTTGCTTTCATTCAtgttaataaattaaaaaatgtagAGAAATCTGACAGAattatatttttgttagaagatgtGAAGTTTTAACTAGTGCTTGAATTACAGAGGAAGAGGGGGCAAAAAGGGTTTGTCCCCTTATGTCTTATGATGGTTTTGCTAGCCATTGTTTTAGGAGGCTGTGGAAGCCTACTGCAGGCACAGGGTCTTATTAATTCAGTATTTCAGTCTCTGGTTTATAACGGATAGATTGATAACTATCATTCACAAGGGGAATAGCTAAGGTCTGTGATCCATTATGTGGATCATAGTATCTAGCACACAGGTATTGCTCGAGAGTACCCACCTTTTATAGTTGGTGGAATGTGTTTCCATTAATAGATTCAGTATAAGTGTGTGCTGCTGTATTTCTGCTTTTGTATGGGCATGCTCATAGGAAACTTTGCAGATAACACTGGTGGATCACTTGGAAAATCAATCTACCTGttctcaagtacagtggtacctctacttatgaataattctacttacgaatgtttctacttatgaatggagctccgtccgccatcttggatgcggtttagattggattttttctacttatgaatttttagatagggttgcttcttcttacgaattttttctcccaatgcattcctatgggatacaACTTActatttttcgacttacgaatgtgcgttcggaatgcattaaattcgtaagtagaggtaccactgtaattgttatTAATGTTGTGCTTTGTAGCCATGATTGCTTTCTTATTTCAggcagtgggttgtatccaatgctagctgTGCTTGGAGTAGAccaggggtaggtaacctaaggcctgtgggccagatgcggtccaatcgccttctcaatctggcccacagatggtccgggaatcagtgtgtttttacatgagtagaatgtgtccttttatttaaagtgcatctctgggttatttgtggggcctgcctggtgtttttacatgagtagaatgtgtgcttttattgaaaatgcacctctgggttatttgtggggcataggaatttgttcatattttcccccaaaatatagtctggcccaccacatggtctgagggacggtggaccagcctacaactgaaaaaggttgttgacccctggaGTAGACCCATCGAAGTTAATGCACATGACTAATTTAGggtaattaatttcaatgggtctactctgagtaggatttaatAGCCTACAACCAATACATTTTATTCACCAACTGATGTTTTGTGAGAAGAGCTCCTTGAAAAACAGCAGTACTGTATGTTTCAAGACTTATTTTCAACAAAATAGGCATATCAGGCAAATGCACTTAAACAGTTCTTCCTggtaacatttttgttgttgagcTTGTATCTTTGTACAGTTATCAGTGGCTGATTATGATTATCATTGCTTTCTTTTGACATCTATTGTTGGTAAGTGTGACAATTTGCCAATTATAGCAAGGCTGAAATTGGTACTACAGTTGGTTTTCTCAGAATATTGAATTTAGGTTCTTAGGGACCATTATTACATGCTTGAATTATTGCGTTTAAGCATGTATTCTATGAAATGGAAGTGGGGTTAGCTTTGTGACTGGAATCTGGATAGCTTGTACTTCTCTTTGGATGTTTCTTAGGATTTAAAATTGGAATTCAATAAGCTGttaaggaaaggaaatgtttgaTGGGGTGAAGGCAGATCTACCAGCATGCATGGGTGGGAAAACTCCAGTTATTATATTAAGATTGCATTTAAGAAAGTATTTACTGTAGCAATACTGAAGCTATTGGGTTCTCTCACTGAGGGGAGCTGATCCAATCTTCTGCTGAAAGCTTCCTAAATCTTACTAACTTTCTTAAACTGTAATGCCTTTTAATGAGTATTTAGATATCCTTCTTAATGCCCATTGTAGTTGCCTTCTGAATTTCAAAAAGGTGGCACTCATTCAGGTTTGGGTTTAGGAGAAGAGAAATTTCAGTAAATATTTCAAACAAGGATTTCACACAGCACAAGACAAACACCTGCTCTTGGGTGTAATCCAGATTAAATGGTGAAATGTGCATTTGCCCACACACCCAGGAGTGAAATCTCAAGTGACAAGAACCAATATTGGTAAACCAATAGGAAACTCACCTGCTGCAGGCATATTCAAGTTGCATAGACAAAATGATAAAGACCCTCTGGATCTTTACCTGAGCAAGCTTACCCAGGTTAGATGCCCAGTACCCATCCTTAAACTGATGTGAACCTTTCATTGCTCGCTCATCATGGTGAGCTAAAGGGCACCTGTTTGCCCATCCCACCCAGTTGTTCAGTGTTTGGAAGCATGCGCCCCCAGATTCCAAGGGAATTATACTAATGCAAACCTCTTGAACTGGTCAGCAATTTTACCAATGTTGGTTAAATATCTGAGAGTGCCTCAGAGGTGAATGTGGTGTTTTACAGCGCTGCTCACATTTACCGCCTAGTGCCACAGGCAAATATTGAATCATTCAGCTTTTGGGAGCCTTAACAAACTCAATGCCAGGGCTAAAGCTCTGACCATACAAGATTCTGAATGAAGTCACGTAGGTGCAGCCATCATTCTGtttgtggaggtgggggggggacatctggAATCTGAATGCAAGATTTGGACAGCAGGGACTTTTGTCATGCAAGATCACAGGCCAATATTAGGCCACTTCAGATAAAGCCCTCACTCATTTAAAAAAGTATGTGTTGGGGGGAGGCATACAGGGTAGCCTCACCACTGATACACATGCTGACCACGTGTTTGGGGCATGTCTACTGATGTACAGGCAAACCTGCAATGAATAATGATTCCCTTTGCATGCATATTCTTTTGTGTTTCACACAGCAACTGAACAGATGGCAAGGGTGGTACTGGTGGGTCAATCCCATCCAGGAGGGCGACCTTCATTTGTACACCTTTTAAAGAGCTTTTGTTGGGACAAGGAGTTCCATGTTTTCATGACCTTTCAGATGCTGAATTCATACATGAAGCGCAACACATGTGCCTCAAACTAATACCGTAGCAATGAAGTAGTGGAAATGCAGTGGGACTAAAAGCTTTTCACATACTGTGGGGTGTTTTAACCACATAATATTAGGCAAGAAGCCATAAAATGCTGCAAATTTGGTGCTGGTAGAACCCACTGCCTGTTGGAACTCAGTATACATGGTTGTCATAATAGTTGTTACCAGCTGTCCAAGCTTctgccaacagcagcaacaaaaaaaaaggttaaccACATATGCTTCCATAAAGAAGTACTGCTGAAATTCTGTGGAATTCTAATTAATTCCAGTGGGATCTGCAAATGAGATATTGATGGCTTCTACAACATTTCTTACTTTGATAGCAGACATAAGAACCTTATACCTAATTATAAACTAGTCCTAAGTCACTCTGCATGCAATTTTGTAGGTAAGTGTGATTGTATTTCTCAGACTCCTGTCTCTCTATTTTATCAAGTGGTCATCCTTTTCAATCTCCTTGTGTAAATTACCCTGAGGCTTTCTCCGTATAGATCTCAGGGTAACTGGCGAATACTTCTCATTTGATTTATGAAACTTCACTTACAAAGGTGAGTCATATATTTTCCTCCccaagactggagaagagatatCTTGTAAGTAAGACTAGATGTGGCCTCAGGAGACAACTGCATATATTATAGAGTGCTGAAATATAAGATTCAATTGgttttaataataaaagaattcCCTTTAGCATAAAATATTATGGAGAAGTCCTGAAGTTAACATGGGTCTGCAGAAGCTGACCCACATGTTCCAAAAAATCCACTGAAAAAAAATCTAAAGCTGTTACTTAGGTCTATTAGAAATAGATGCTGccatggcaggaaggtaaaatgtgtttccatgcgctctggcttccatcacggtgttccgttgcaccagaagcggtttagtcatgctggacacatgatgtggaaagctgtctatggacaaacgctggctccctcgacctgaaaagtgagatgagcgctgcagccccatCATTCccctgactggacttaactgtccagggtcctttaccttttaacctattAGAATGGATTTCTCTGCTTATGATAGACATAACCATACAagttgcagcagctaaaaaagccaatgcaattctgggctgcatcaataggagtacagcatctagatcaagggaagtaatagcaccactgtattctgctctggtcagacctcacctggagtactgtgtccagttctgggcaccacagttcaagaaggatactgacaagctggaacgtgtccagaagagggcaaccaaaatggtcaaaggcctggaaacgatgccctatgaggaacagcttagggagctgggtatgtttagcctggagaagagaaggttaaggggtgatatgatatccatgttcaaatatataaaaggatgtcatatagaggagggagaaaggttgttttctgctgctccagagaagtggacacggagcaatggattcaaactacaagaaagaagattccacctaaacattaggaagaacttcctgacagtaagagctgttcggcactggaatttgctaccaataagtgtggtggagtctccttctttggaggtctttaagcagaggcttgacaactctatgattctatgaaattctgTCCCAATAGAAGAACCCAGCTTGGAAACACATACAGAACCCACAATCAAACCttaggcatgcatgcatgcatgcatacataattttattttatgtcacctttccacagttcaaaccatgctcaaggcagcttatgacATGAAGAAAGATATAGCTACAACCTAACAAAAGTAAAGCATTAAAAACATACAACCCAAGAGAAcagtttccacataaatcacaaaatataaaagaaagacaaaaaaccAACATCATCAACAACTCCACAACCAAGCCCCACAAACAACCCCCCGAGCCCAAGAGTGTGTTCCGCAGTCTCAGCTTTTGTATTTTGAATCAGTCAGGAGATGGGAAAAGGCCTGTAagacagggagcaggtcttctagGACTGACAGCCAaggcatgtttacttagaagtaagccacATTTCCCTTAATTACCTAATAAGTCATTTGCTATACCCATGGTTTCTGTTTACTCTGCAGAAATTGTCATTCAGGTTTTCctaggaggaaagagagagacagacagaaactgATAAATAATCAAATTTCACTTTTTCTGGAACATAGGGACCTGCCTCGGGTTGCATCAGACTATTTGTTCATGTCGCCCAGTATTGTTTCTTGTAATTGGACACAGATCTTCAGGGTTTTCACATCATCAGTTATCTACAGAATGGAAAActttaaaacaatgtaaaaagtaATTAATTGTGTACCATTGTGGACTTAAATCCAACAACAATGATGTGAATTAATACCAATTAAATTTACTTAACtaatttccattcctgaccacagAGGAACAgaaatttctgcttcctttttccattttcatTGGAAGTCGACCACACAAAACCAACAAATTTTCAGGGACCAGTTCCAGCAAACCAAGGATATGGAAGCAAGAAAAAGCAGCATACTTTCTCTTTCTGCCTTTGTGAATGTCAGAGGTGATTTGAAGAAGATCTTAAGCCACCCAAGTGGATGCCAGCCTCTTCACAACAGTGTTATTGGTTGTCCCTTTAGTGACAGCAATCCCCCATCCCCTGAATCTGGGCTGTCATATATCATTGTCCGTCTTGTTTCTTGCTTCACAGCATCAGTCATGGAGCATCTCTGCAAGGCTTAGTACTGCCTGAGGCATTGCTTACACCTGGATAGCTGTTTGTTCCATTCAGTGGGTTCAGCAAAGAGGCACCCTCTTCGACAGCCTCTGCAAACCTCTGGCTTTCAAATCCTTCAGAGTTTCAGCTCTGTCAGCTTGAAGCTCTGATCTCATAAATTGGACTTGCCACACTTGCCTTCTTTGAGCCTTTCAAGGATGCGTCCTGACAGTAAATTTCAGTGCGAGAGTTTTCTGTCGTTTATATTGTTGACTTTGAAAAAGTCCTTTTATTTCTGTCTTTGTGATGTGCTCCTAAAGAGTTTGGCAAACAAATATCAGCTTCTTTGATAAATGCATTCAAGTACGTGCATAAATAGTTTCCTAAATCTTGGAGAGGCCTTGCAAACAGATTTTTACAGGGGCCTTGTTCTTCTCCTTCTCACTCCTTAGCAGGCCTGATCCACACCTCTAAAGGAGGATGGTGAGCAATCACAGGTGGCAGCAGACCCTTGCCATTGCCATTCACTTGCTTGTCCACTTGAATGACTGCAAGTGGTGATGGTGGCAAGGAACAATCCCTCTCTTTAGCAGAAgggggacctgtgaccctccagatattcttagacttcaaatcccatcatccctcagcACTGACCAGACTAgttgctgttgggagttggagtccaacaatatctgtaggaccacaggttcctccatccctgctgttGATGGTATAACCCCCTCTCAGATTAGAACAAAATGGCAGGTGAGCAAGTTTGGTTGTCAGCTCTCCCCATTCTGCACTTGCCTGTTTGCTTAGGCCTGCAAGCAAAtcgtatccatagctgccaagttatcccttttttaagggattttcccttatgctgaataggcttcctcgtgagaaaagggaaaacttggcagctatgatcgtaTCTGTGCCACCTGCCACCTGCATCTCAGTCTCTGTCCTGTGGATCAggttcttaacccccccccccaaaaaaaacacatttccaccTCTAAAGTCCTATAAAGTAACACATAAATAAGACACATAAATAGAATTTATAACTGTATTATCTATTCAATATACATATCAGATCACAGCTGGCTTAGGGTGAAACTGGAGCTGAGTGACCCTAGGCTATGGGCTCATGCCCCTAAGGGGCTATCAAGAACGGCTGACCAGAGTGGTGAGCTGTGTCACTATAGCTTTTTTAGTGAAGAACCTTCTGACCTGATTCAATCCAGGCTGACAGTTGCCTCTTTCTGGTCAAGAAGGAATATAAAAGGGCACTTGGTCTCCGTGGAGTTTTGCTTGAGCAGCAAGGTCTACCTGAACCCTAGCAACTCTTGCATTTCTGGTCTTGCTTTTCGGTACTGAGTCCTGGCTTGTTCTCCTTCTGGTTTGCCCTCTGATCCTGATAGCTTTTCAATCTGGACTCCTAATACCTTGGTCCTGTTTTACAGCCCAGCCCTGATGGTTGTCACACTGACAccacacatttaatgcacataagagtgctgggaattgctgcagttcccaggattccttgggggggtGGTGGATGTGACCGTGACACTGTGTTTGGATTCATCTGGAAATCCACGATGTACTTCCGTTGGAATGCTTTGAATGTAGTCAGTTTAATCAAAGTATTTCACAACAAACCAATGTGCCAAAACCAATGACCAAGGCCCCTCATACTCATTCTGCAATTCCCTCTGTGTCTCACCTTGCTATaaataattgcaaatgttttaagC
It includes:
- the LOC132592620 gene encoding glutamate receptor ionotropic, delta-2-like; this encodes MEVFPLALLVSVCWTGTWEAALADSIIHIGAIFDESAKKDEEVFRMAVSDLNQNDEILQTEKITISVNFVDGNNPFQAVQEGRLSEEGIFYSSCFGMDTYFWIVVSLIIYIQAKHIHC